The segment CAGGGTCATCATCCTCTCCAAGCTTCACAAAGCTTGATGTTCCTTCCCTTTACCGCCTTGCAATAGTTTTCATAACCGCGGCTGGCATCTTTGTTCTTCTCCTCGTAGTCATTATGCATGAGCCGAATATTGACGTCACTAGGGAGGTAGAGGCTGATTTGGGGATGGAAGGACTCAATGTGTTGCAGGATTGGATTCATGTTCAATTTGCTCGCTGAAGCTTTCTTTCCCCTCTGATCCTTTGGTGGAATCAGTTTGGTGGTGATTGACTTGCCCATCTTAGTGACAATCAACCTGTCATTTTTGGGGTGGTAGCCCAATGTTTTCAGAAAAAAACACTTTGCACACCTGTTGTGCAGAACCGCTCTGGTTTAGAAGATGGTACAGAAACGACCTGCTGCGTCGACTGTAAGCACCAACTGTAACATTTTTCTTAGATTGCTGTGCCACCGTGTGGAAGATTCATGTCCTCTTCTCCTTATAATTCATCTCCCATTAATTTTCAAATATTTCCATTCACCTAACCTCTGAAATATTCTGAGTACATTGCCTCTTGCATTTGGGACTACATGGCTTACCCATTGGTGGAATCTTGGATTTATTGTTTGATAGGTGTTCTGGAGTTGTGTCCATGGGCTCAGCTGCCACTTGTGCTGGAACATCCAACTCTGAAGGTGGATGATAATCTTCCTCATCATCATTGGAAATTTATTTATCTTCTGATAGTCTGATGTCTAATGAGTCAGAGACCACCCACTGGTTCTCTATTTCTTCAAATATTGTTGACACTGTGACTTCAGTTAAAGGGGGTAGATCAGGAATCTTTGTTGAAATGTGGCCCTCAAAATCAACTGAAATAAATAGAGCAAATAATCAGGAACATGTATCCTAATGATTCTAATCTGTCATGGATGATAATAATTAAGTGACATTTTCTGGTGTGCAAACATATGATCATAATCCTTTTCAGTTATTCTATAATATAGGATATAATCAATGTTGATTTTATCCTGTGCAAACATTATCTTAATAATTAACACTGTCAAAACTCAGTTCATCTATTAATTTCATACCTGCTCCCAAAAAGGCTctttcatttttatttacaaatacaaaaatattgCATGGATGGACATTGACAGGAATAAAACCTAGTATTGACGTGGTTGTACTGTCCTAATACACCCTCACATGGCAACTTTGATCCGCATTGATACTAATCATCTAGGCCACAGGGATTGGTGGAAGTCATGCAAAACAGTTTTTCCCGCATTCATGTAAAGATGGCACTGAAGCAGACACGTTGAGCACACGTTTGGCATGTCAAAGCTTGTTGTACTAATTACATATGCCACCAACAAAGGTGATGGATACAATTTGGGATTTTAACTTTCCTGACCAGGACAAGGTATAATAGATTGAAGCTAGTATAAACTGCTGATCGTCTCTTATGGGAACATGTAGCACAAATCTATTGCTtcatgctaatgctagctaggtaGGATTTGATGTTTTGGTAGGGGGGCGTCATTTTTAGCTAAGTGGCTGTCACAGGCTAGTAATGGTGTGTATGGTGTACTGATTCAAAGAAACCAGCATATGAAATTTCAGAATAAAATTGATTATATGTATAATAGATTGACGTTAGTATCAATTGCAGATCTCTTATGAGAGCAGGTAGCATTGTTAGTCCatgctcgctagctagctaattaattTTGATGTCAGATgtacttagctagctagtactTACCAGTGTCTGGATGTCGGCGTTTCAGAGCAAGTTCAACCATCATTTCTCCCCGGGAATGCTGTGCCATGGTGTTGTTTCCCTAGATTAGCAATGTATGTGTGTAGCTGTCAGTCAGTGTCATACAGTTTCGATTGCATCACTATCAGAATAGAATGATATGATACAAAGGTTAAACGCAGTAACTGCAGCCAAGGGCAGGTTGAAACTAAGCTAAAAGGCAGTAAGTTCAGTTACTGccatttaccttggtttcacagtaacttttTGCAGTTACTGCTAATACgacccccattttctccaaaacacaatacaatagaggcaggatacttgtccactgACTCGCCAGACATGACTCTGTGTGAACCAAGGTCCTTTACAccaccaattaatccacacataaatcggtcaaccgaatcgtttctagtcatctctccaccttccaggctttttcttctcttgattctatattgcgattggcaactttcataaattaggtgccttaccgccactgacctcttTGGtttttcagtcacccacgtggttataaccaatgaggagatggcacgttggtacctgcttctatgagccaatgaggagatgggagaggcaggacttgcagtgggatctgcatcagaaatagaactgtcttctattttagccctttgctatgcagacgctcgttggcgcgcccaagcagtgtgggtgcaataattgaataatatagacgTAGTCGTGGTAATGCTTTAAATCCATCACTGCAAATAACTGACAATTTCGACATCGAATACATGTGGATCACATTTTAGGGTTGAGGTATGATTCTGTGGAAGGCTTGGCAACAGAGTGCACGTGTTGCAGCAAGCCCAGGCACAACTGGAGGTGTGCTTTATGGAGCGGGCACACCATAAATAAGCCTGTAGACTATATCAGTAGGTTAAGGCTACAATATCCTTTCATAGTGTTTATATCAGTACAACAACATAGGTCTATCAGATAGCGGACGTTTGGAGGGCATAGGGCCTACCTTTTCTGGAGACACAGGATAATCAAGTTTCAGTTATGACATCACTTGTTTACAATATTAGTCAATATACCTACTATGTCAAAAAGTGCGGGCAAAGCAGAAAAAAATGTAGGTAGGCCTAGGATAATGCTTTGTTCGTTCTTCATATTAATGTCGCTTCACATTTGTATCATTCTAATGATGGATGATGGAAGTCTATGAGATTAATATGTAGCCTACAGAATGTCATCATGTAGGCCTACGGCTAGTTGACTACTTTAAGAATAGTTTAACAGTGTAAATGGATCAAACAAATTTGTTTTAGAGATAAGCTTGATTCAACATTTTTCATGCAAGTGAATTTGCAAAAGGTGGAATTATTGTAAACCAAGGGACAGGGATGGGGTCTACCATCAAAACCATTACCAAAACCCCACGTCTAAAAAGTTTTGTCATAATTGTCTCTGTCTTTGTAGGGGTTACAGGAAGCCCCAGAAAGGACATTCCCTGTATTCTTCAGAGGAAAACTGGGGGAGAAGGTTAGTGTGATAGTATGACATTCCAAATGATCTGAGATCCTCAATTTCTTTCAAATTAAATGTTAcctaattatatatttttaattactTCCTTCCATTTCCAGTCCTAATTCCAAAACCATTCCCACTGTAGTATCCATTGCCCTGACATTGAGGTTTGTTAAAACACAATCCACAGCTCCATCAGGAGACCCCAGGGTTTGACCTGTTGGACCCCAACATGAGAGTCATAGATGTTAGTTATAACTGCCTCCACGACAAACACCTGAAGAGTTTTTTCCGCCATCCGGAAAGGAAGAAGCGGCTGGTGAAGCAAGGCCTCATCACCTCAAATGAGAAGGCAAGGCAAACCTCCCTTTTCTTTCCCAAATCTAAAAGTGACACTTAAATGGAACTGAGAAAATTGTACAGGTGTAAGCAATATGATGGCTAGGTGAAATGTTTGCCATTTTGCTTAGTTTACACAAATCCAAATCTACATATGGTCATTGTTAGTGCAGGTTGTAaaagagaatgtgttcttaatgtcttacctggttaaatacaggcaAAATCAATCAATATtggggtaggggttagaggtagaTTTGGGATtgggtgtttgtacacatgaacTTCCTCTAAAAATGGCTCTTTTGTGGCTCCTCCCTTTCAGGTGCTGTGTACGTGTAAAGAGTACAATCGCTACAGTAGCTACATCAAGTCAGTTCAGTTGCTGTGGGAGAAGCAGTGCTGTGCCCAGCAGGTTAGAGTGGTCTGCTTTCTAGATGCATAATTATAAAAACACAAAAGCTATATTGTAAGACACCTTTCCATGCGTTTTATTTCAACTGTGTATGTAACTTGCTGTCGCTCATGGATCGGGAAAGGGTTTTCTGATCACGTAACAAGACCAGGAAAAACTTGTGGAAGGGTGCaaattaatctctctctctctcagaaaatGCTTTTGAAGCAGTTCCTAGTCTTGCAGCAGCAAGGGGAGGTTCCGTCCCACATTTCACTGACGGATTTTAGAGATTGGCTCATTGCCAAGGGTAGAAGCTACTTCAAGAACACGTGAGTGTTATTAGAATTTTTTACTGAAATTTGTTTAAAGAAAACATAAGCAAAGGTGTGGAATCACATTGACCTATCTAGCAATAACTTAAGAAATAGAAATGGTGGACAGTTTGAGTTGTA is part of the Oncorhynchus clarkii lewisi isolate Uvic-CL-2024 unplaced genomic scaffold, UVic_Ocla_1.0 unplaced_contig_2324_pilon_pilon, whole genome shotgun sequence genome and harbors:
- the LOC139396386 gene encoding fibrous sheath-interacting protein 2-like, translating into MVQKRPAASTGLQEAPERTFPVFFRGKLGEKLHQETPGFDLLDPNMRVIDVSYNCLHDKHLKSFFRHPERKKRLVKQGLITSNEKVLCTCKEYNRYSSYIKSVQLLWEKQCCAQQKMLLKQFLVLQQQGEVPSHISLTDFRDWLIAKGRSYFKNT